Proteins co-encoded in one Oncorhynchus gorbuscha isolate QuinsamMale2020 ecotype Even-year unplaced genomic scaffold, OgorEven_v1.0 Un_scaffold_2268, whole genome shotgun sequence genomic window:
- the LOC124017482 gene encoding procollagen C-endopeptidase enhancer 2-like: MSFMPRSENRRTGAWSVHPTMWRICSIVCAWGVLSLTEVSAQSLLGSRRRPTFTCGGNITEDSGVVGSLGYPGVYPPNTKCVWRITVPEGKVVVLSFRFIDLESDNLCRYDYVDVYSGHASGQRLGRFCGTFRPGALVSTGNKMLIQMVSDANTAGSGFLAVYSAAEPHERGDQYCGGHLDKPLGSIKTPNWPEKDYPAGVTCSWHIVAPKNQIIEVKFEKFDVERDNYCRYDYVAIFNGAEVNDAKRIGKYCGDSPPAPVFSEGNQLLIQFLSDLSLTADGFIGHYKFRPKKLPTTPVPLTTTTPAATTRPIPLKYSVGLCQQKCKRSGTAESNYCSSDFVITGTVITAVVRGGSVYATISIINVYKESNLAIQQAGKTMSTKIIVLCKKCPFIRRGLNYIFMGSADEDGKGKVAPHHFVMAFKAKNQRGLNVLKTKRC; the protein is encoded by the exons ATGTCATTCATGCCACGGAGCGAAAACAGGCGAACTGGTGCCTGGTCCGTTCACCCGACAATGTGGAGAATATGCAGTATTGTTTGCGCTTGGGGTGTCCTGTCTTTGACAGAGGTCAGCGCGCAGTCTCTACTGGGGTCACGACGGAG ACCAACGTTTACATGCGGAGGCAATATAACGGAGGATTCTGGGGTCGTTGGGAGCCTGGGTTATCCAGGGGTGTATCCCCCAAATACCAAATGTGTTTGGAGAATCACG GTCCCTGAGGGTAAAGTGGTGGTCCTGTCCTTCCGCTTCATTGACCTGGAGAGTGACAACCTGTGTCGCTATGACTACGTAGATGTGTACAGCGGCCATGCGAGTGGCCAGAGGCTGGGCCGCTTCTGTGGGACCTTCAGGCCAGGCGCCTTGGTCTCCACCGGCAACAAGATGCTAATTCAGATGGTGTCTGATGCCAACACGGCTGGGAGTGGCTTCCTGGCGGTGTACTCGGCTGCCGAGCCGCACGAGAGAG GGGACCAGTACTGTGGAGGTCATCTGGATAAACCGTTGGGGTCAATTAAAACCCCTAACTGGCCTGAGAAGGACTACCCCGCTGGGGTCACCTGCTCATGGCACATAGTGGCTCCTAAGAACCAG ATCATTGAGGTGAAGTTTGAGAAGTTCGATGTGGAAAGAGACAACTACTGTCGCTACGACTACGTGGCCATTTTCAACGGGGCAGAGGTCAACGATGCCAAGAGGATCGGGAAGTACTGTGGCGATAGCCCCCCAGC tCCAGTATTCTCTGAAGGTAACCAGCTCCTGATCCAGTTCCTCTCAGACCTCAGTTTGACTGCAGATGGGTTCATCGGCCACTACAAGTTCAGACCTAAGAAGTTACCCACCACCCCGGTACCACTGACCACCACCACCCCAGCTGCTACCACCAGACCCATAC CTCTGAAGTACTCTGTAGGTCTGTGCCAGCAGAAATGCAAAAGAAGTGGAACCGCTGAGAGCAACTACTGTAGCAGTGACTTCG TGATAACAGGAACTGTCATCACGGCGGTGGTGCGAGGAGGCAGCGTGTACGCCACCATCTCCATCATCAACGTCTACAAAGAAAGCAACCTGGCCATCCAGCAGGCCGGCAAAACCATGAGCACCAAGATCATCGTCCTCTGCAAGAAGTGTCCGTTCATCAGACGAG GCCTCAACTACATCTTCATGGGCTCAGCGGACGAGGATGGGAAAGGGAAGGTCGCCCCACATCACTTCGTTATGGCCTTCAAGGCCAAGAACCAGAGGGGCCTCAACGTACTGAAGACCAAACGCTGCTGA